One genomic segment of Agromyces intestinalis includes these proteins:
- the rplT gene encoding 50S ribosomal protein L20, producing MARVKRAVNAHKKRRVILERAEGYRGQRSRLYRKAKEQVTHSLVYAYNDRRAKKGDFRRLWIQRINAASRQHGLTYNRFIQGLNLAGIEVDRRILAELAVNEPATFAALVESAKQALPGDVNAPKNAA from the coding sequence ATGGCAAGAGTGAAGAGGGCCGTCAACGCCCACAAGAAGCGTCGGGTCATCCTCGAGCGCGCCGAGGGCTACCGCGGTCAGCGGTCGCGCCTCTACCGCAAGGCGAAGGAGCAGGTCACCCACTCCCTCGTCTACGCGTACAACGACCGCCGCGCGAAGAAGGGCGACTTCCGTCGCCTCTGGATCCAGCGCATCAACGCGGCCTCGCGTCAGCACGGCCTCACCTACAACCGCTTCATCCAGGGCCTGAACCTGGCCGGCATCGAGGTCGACCGTCGCATCCTCGCCGAGCTCGCCGTCAACGAGCCCGCGACGTTCGCGGCGCTCGTCGAGTCGGCGAAGCAGGCGCTTCCGGGCGACGTCAACGCGCCCAAGAACGCGGCGTAA
- the rpmI gene encoding 50S ribosomal protein L35 yields MPKQKTHSGSKKRFKITGTGKLKKQQAGMRHNLEGKSSVRTRRLNQDKVLSAPDTKVIKKLLGR; encoded by the coding sequence ATGCCGAAGCAGAAGACCCACTCCGGGTCCAAGAAGCGCTTCAAGATCACCGGTACCGGCAAGCTCAAGAAGCAGCAGGCCGGCATGCGCCACAACCTCGAGGGCAAGTCCTCGGTGCGCACCCGCCGTCTCAACCAGGACAAGGTCCTGTCGGCGCCCGACACCAAGGTCATCAAGAAGCTCCTCGGCCGCTGA
- a CDS encoding DUF1844 domain-containing protein yields MPEADEAAADAVDEATRDIAEVPAVEIITTAAVHLMSAAAVKVGLADDPDAQLDLDEARKLINALAGLITAGAPEISDMHARSLRDGLRSLQLAFREASPIPDAIGHGPGEKWTGPVT; encoded by the coding sequence GTGCCCGAGGCCGACGAGGCCGCAGCCGACGCGGTCGACGAAGCCACCCGCGACATCGCCGAGGTGCCCGCGGTCGAGATCATCACGACCGCCGCCGTGCACCTGATGAGCGCCGCGGCGGTCAAGGTCGGGCTCGCCGACGACCCCGACGCGCAGCTCGACCTCGACGAGGCGCGCAAGCTCATCAACGCCCTCGCGGGGCTCATCACGGCCGGCGCCCCCGAGATCAGCGACATGCACGCACGCAGCCTGCGCGACGGACTGCGGTCGCTGCAGCTGGCGTTCCGCGAGGCCTCCCCCATCCCCGACGCGATCGGGCACGGGCCCGGTGAGAAGTGGACGGGGCCGGTCACCTGA
- the infC gene encoding translation initiation factor IF-3 has protein sequence MSDPRTNDRIRVPEVRLVGPGGEQVGVVKIEVALRLAQEADLDLVEVAPNSRPPVVKIMDYGKYKYEAAQKAKEARRNQANTILKEVRFRLKIDKHDYETKMKRAVGFLKAGDKVKAMILFRGREQSRPEMGVRLLQRFAEDVAEFGTVEHNPTIDGRNMVMVIAPLKNKSEAKAEQNAQRAAAKARPAAEAVAESEAQ, from the coding sequence ATCAGCGATCCGCGTACCAATGACCGTATCCGCGTCCCCGAGGTCCGCCTCGTGGGCCCCGGCGGAGAACAGGTCGGCGTCGTGAAGATCGAGGTGGCCCTGCGGCTCGCGCAGGAGGCAGACCTCGACCTCGTCGAGGTCGCTCCGAACTCGCGTCCGCCGGTCGTCAAGATCATGGACTACGGCAAGTACAAGTACGAGGCTGCGCAGAAGGCGAAGGAAGCCCGGCGCAACCAGGCGAACACCATCCTCAAAGAGGTCCGGTTCCGCCTCAAGATCGACAAGCACGACTACGAGACCAAGATGAAGCGCGCCGTGGGCTTCCTGAAGGCCGGCGACAAGGTGAAGGCCATGATCCTATTCCGGGGTCGCGAGCAGTCGCGTCCCGAGATGGGCGTGCGCCTCCTGCAGCGCTTCGCTGAAGACGTGGCGGAGTTCGGCACCGTCGAGCACAACCCCACGATCGACGGCCGCAACATGGTCATGGTCATCGCTCCTCTGAAGAACAAGTCCGAGGCCAAGGCCGAGCAGAACGCACAACGTGCTGCGGCGAAGGCGCGCCCGGCGGCGGAAGCCGTCGCGGAGTCCGAGGCGCAGTAA
- a CDS encoding DNA-formamidopyrimidine glycosylase family protein: protein MPEGDTVFQTAVRLRRALEGRLLTRTDFRVPRFATVDLSGRTVDEVAARGKHLLIRTGDATIHSHLKMEGSWRVFRPGERWNRPAHLARAVLETSDAVAVGFELGMVEVIARDAEPDAVGYLGPDLLGPDWDAGEAVRRIATAPDVPIAVALLDQRNLAGLGNVYVNELCFLRGIRPHRRIGDVSDLDAVVDLGRRLIVANRDRIARVTTGVDRRGERLWVYGRGGEPCRRCGTRIDRGELGRVEGEERVTFWCPNCQR from the coding sequence ATGCCCGAGGGTGACACCGTCTTCCAGACCGCAGTGCGGCTCCGGCGGGCGCTCGAGGGCCGGCTGCTCACCCGCACCGACTTCCGGGTGCCGAGGTTCGCGACCGTCGACCTGTCGGGCCGCACGGTCGACGAGGTCGCCGCGCGCGGCAAACACCTGCTCATTCGCACGGGCGATGCCACAATCCACTCCCACCTGAAGATGGAGGGCAGCTGGCGGGTGTTCCGGCCGGGCGAGCGGTGGAACCGCCCGGCTCACCTGGCTCGCGCGGTGCTCGAGACGTCCGACGCGGTGGCGGTGGGGTTCGAGCTCGGCATGGTCGAGGTCATCGCGCGCGACGCCGAGCCCGATGCGGTCGGATACCTCGGGCCCGACCTGCTCGGACCCGACTGGGATGCCGGAGAGGCGGTGCGACGTATCGCGACAGCTCCCGACGTGCCGATCGCGGTGGCCCTGCTCGACCAGCGCAACCTCGCCGGCCTCGGCAACGTCTACGTCAACGAGCTGTGCTTCCTCCGAGGCATCCGACCGCACCGGCGCATCGGCGACGTGTCCGACCTCGACGCGGTCGTCGACCTGGGGCGACGGCTCATCGTCGCGAACCGCGACCGCATCGCGCGGGTGACCACGGGCGTCGACCGACGCGGTGAGCGACTCTGGGTCTACGGGCGCGGCGGCGAGCCGTGCCGCCGCTGCGGCACTCGCATCGACCGGGGCGAGCTCGGCCGCGTCGAGGGTGAGGAGCGCGTCACGTTCTGGTGCCCGAACTGCCAGCGGTGA